The DNA region ATCGCCCTCCTTGACCATCTGGCCCTGCTTGAAGCCGACCTTGAGCACCTCGCCGTCGACGCGGCTGCGCACCGTGACGGTGGTATAGGGCTGCACCGTCCCGAGCCCGGTCAGATAGACCGGAAAATCGGCCGAGGCGACCGAAGCGATGGTGACCGGAATTGGAGCCGGACCGGCCGCCGGGCGCGTGCTGCTCTGCTGCTCGACCGCCGCATCCGCGGCGCGGTTCGCGAGATAACGCCAGCCGACATAGCCGCAGGCCGCGCAGGTCAACAGCACGGCGATGCTCCGCCATGGGCCGCGACGACGTGTAGGGGGAGGTGGGGCCACCAGCTCGCTCCAATGCCTATTCTTCGGGCCCAGCATTTTCCGGGCCAGTGATAAGGTGAGGTTGCAGCGCAATATAAGGCGGCCACACGGCCAAACCATTACGGGATCATTAAATTACGAAAACGGCTGTCGACGGCAGGAGTTTTGCTTGTCCGAATGTCGGATACGCCCGGAACTGCGAGGGCCCAGGGAGCGTTAAGCCACGGGCACGTTCATGCGCAGGCATAGTGATGCACGGGCGCAGGCACATTGATGTACAGGCTCACACAGGCTCCTGGCGCCAGGCGCTCAAGCTTCTATGCTCAGGCTTCTATTCTGGGCTTGAACCGATGTGACAGCGCACGGGCGCGGGGCCCGTTCGGAGGAGGAATGCGTATGAATGCCAGCGGCCGGCCGGCGCCTGCGATCGACAGCCAAAAGGAGCTCGCCGTCGATGACGGGACCGGCGTGCCGCTGCCGGCGCCGAGGGTGCGACGCAATGACGCCGAGACCTTGCGCCAGGAGATCGTGGCCAAGCTTGCCTATTCGATCGGCAAGGACCCGATCGTGGCGCAAAACCATGACTGGCTGTTCGCCACGATCCTGGCGGTGCGCGACCGCATCATCGACAGCTGGATGAGCTCGACCCGCGAATCCTACAGGGCCGGCCGCAAGCGTGTTTACTATCTGTCTCTCGAATTCTTGATCGGGCGGCTGTTCCGCGAAGCCTTGAGCAATCTCGGCCTGACCGAGGCGGTACGGGCGGCCCTGAAGGAGCTCTCCGTCGATCTCGATGCGATTACCGGGCTCGAGCCCGACGCCGCGCTGGGCAATGGCGGCCTCGGACGGCTCGCGGCCTGCTTCATGGAAAGCATGGCGACGGTCGGCATTCCGGCGCTCGGTTACGGCATCCGCTATGATTTCGGCCTGTTCCGGCAGACCATCGCCGATGGCTGGCAGAACGAGACGCCGGAGGATTGGCTGTCTTTCCGCAATCCCTGGGAATTCGAGCGCCGCGAGGCCAATTACCAGATCGGCTTCGGCGGCACGGTGGCGGTGAGCGAGGGCTGGGACGGCGCGCCGCGCCACAATTGGGTGCCGGGCGAGACGGTGGTCGCGGTCGCCTATGACACGCCGATCATCGGCTGGCGCGGCGAGAAGGTGAACACGCTGCGCCTGTGGCGCGCGCGCGCCGTCGACCCGATCCATCTCGACACCTTCAACCGCGGCGATCATGTCGGAGCGCTTGCCGAGCGCACCCGGGCCGAGAGCATCTCGCGCGTGCTCTACCCGTCGGACACGACGCCGGCCGGCCAGGAATTGCGGCTGCGCCAGGAATTCTTCTTCACCTCCGCCTCGCTGCAGGACCTGGTGCGCCGCCACGTGCAGCAATTCGGCGACATCCGCACCTTGCCCGACAAGGCCGCGATCCAGCTCAACGACACCCATCCGGCGATCGCGGTCGCCGAGCTGATGCGCCTCCTCATCGACGTCCATAATCTCGCCTGGGAGGATGCCTGGGCGATCACCCAACGCACCATCGCCTACACCAACCACACCTTGCTGCCCGAGGCGCTCGAGAGCTGGCCCGTGACGCTGATGGAGCGCATGTTGCCGCGCCATATGCAGATCATCTTCGCGCTCAATGCGCGCCTCCTCGCCGATGCGCATCAGACGCATCGCGTCGAGGACATTCCGCCCTCCGAATTGTCGCTGATCGACGAGCGCAACGGCCGCAATGTCCGGATGGGGTTCCTGGCCTTCGCGGGCGCCCATAAGGTCAACGGCGTCTCGGAGCTGCATACCGAGCTCTTGAAGCGCACGGTGTTTCGCAACCTGCATCGGGTCTTCCCGGACCGCATCACCAACAAGACGAACGGCGTCACGCCGCGGCGCTGGCTGTTCGAGGCCAATCCCGGCCTGACGACGTTGCTCGCCGACACGCTCGGCGAGAGCATTCTGGACGATGTCGAGAGGCTCACCGATCTCGCCCCTTTCGCCGAGGATGCGGCTTTCCGCGAGCGCTTCGCCGCCGTGAAACGCGCCAACAAGGAGCGGCTCGCCGCCGTGATCGCGGAACGCACCGGCATGAAGGTCGATCCGCACGCCATGTTCGACGTGCATGTGAAGCGCATCCACGAATATAAGCGCCAGCTCCTCAACATCCTCGAGACGATTGCGCTTTACGACGCCATGCGGACCCAGCCGCATCGGGAGTGGGTGCCGCGCGTCAAGATCTTCGCCGGCAAGGCGGCGGCGAGCTACGCCCAGGCCAAGACCATCATCAAGCTGATCAACGATGTGGCGCGCATCGTGAACTCGGACCCCGCGACGCGCGGCTTGCTGAAAGTGGTCTTCCTGCCGAACTTCAATGTCAGCCTCGCCGAGGCGATCATCCCGGCCGCCGACCTGTCCGAGCAGATCTCGACGGCCGGCATGGAGGCTTCCGGGACCGGCAACATGAAATTCGCGCTCAACGGCGCCATCACCATCGGCACGCTCGACGGCGCCAATGTGGAGATCCGCGAGCGGGTCGGCCCCGACAACATCATGATCTTCGGCCTGACGGCGCGTGAGGTCGACGCTCGCCGTAGCAGCGGCCCGCCGGCTCGCCAGACCATCGAGGAGACGCCGGAATTGAAGGAGGTGCTCGACGCGGTGTCGGGTGGCGTCTTCTCGCCCGACGATCGCGGCCGCTACCACGCCATGGTGTCTGGCCTCTACGAGCATGACTGGTTCATGGTGACGGCCGATTTCGCGGCCTATATGCGCACCCAGCGCAAGGTCGCGGCGCTGTGGCGCGACACGCCGCGACTCTGGCAGCGCAGCGCCGTGCTGAACACGGCCAATGCGGGCTGGTTCACCTCCGATCGCGCCATCAGGCAATACGCCGAGGAGATCTGGAACGTGCCGGTGCTGCGCAAGAGCAAGGGCTAAGTCGATACATAGCTGATACGTGGATCGTGGGGCGCCCATCCAGGATGACGATCGTCACTGGCCCGCCGATTGTGGCGTGATATCATTTTCATATTGCACTTGGCCTGGCCTCCCTCAGGAAGGAGTCAAATGGCGATCGACATCGGGAGACGGGAATTCATACTCGCGTTCGGCGGTGCTGCAGTTGTCTGGCCGCTCGCCGCACGCGCGCAGCAGTCCAACCGGATGCGGCGGATGGGCGTGCTTGTGGGATATGCCGAGAGCGACTCCGATGCGCAGGCTCACATCGCGGCGTTGCGCGAGACGCTCCAGAAACTGGGGTGGACGGCGGACCATAACATCCAGATCAACGAGAGGTGGGCTTCTGGGGATGTCGTCAAGATGCACGGTTACGCAGCGGAACTCGTGCGCCTCAATCCGGATGTCATTGTCGGCGTCTCCGTTTCCGCCATTGTGGCGCTCCTCCATGAAACCCGAACAATTCCGATTGTGTTCACGCGAGTATCCGATCCGATCGGAAGCGGCCTGATCGAGACCCTGTCCCACCCTAACGGAAACGCGACAGGCTTCACCAATTTTGAAGCCTCGATGGGAGGCAAGTGGCTCGAATTGCTAAAAGAGATCGCCCCGGGCGTCAGGCGCGCAGCCATCGTTTTCAATCCCGAGACTGCGGCACGCGGTGGATCCTTTTATCTCGGCTCGTTCGAGGCTGCGGCGGCGTCGTTTGCAGTAACGCCGCTCGAGGCTCCTGTGCACCAGGTGGGCGAGATCGAAAGCGCCCTCAATGCATTGGCGTCCGAGCCGAACGGCGGCGTTGTCGTGATGCCGGACGCCTTCACGCCGGTTCATCGCGAGTTGATCGTCGCATTGACGGCGCGCTATCGGCTTCCTGCCGTCTACCCATTCCGATACTTCGCAACAATCGGTGGGTTGATGTCCTATGGTGTCATTCTGATGGAGCAATTTCCACGCGCAGCCGCCTATGTCGACCGCATCCTCAGGGGCGAGAAGCCCGCCGATTTGCCGGTCCAGCAGCCGACCAAATTCGAGCTCGTCATCAATCTCAAAACGGCTAAAGCGCTCGGCCTGACCGTCCCCGAGTCACTCCTGCAGCGCTCGGACGAACTGATCGAATAAGAGGCCGCTGCGTGTCGGCTTGGGGTCAACTGGCGTCATTGGGTTCTGGGCGACGAATGCCCGGAATGGGTCGATCGTGGCCATTCGAGCGGGAACGCGCCCCGCCTCGCAACCCAGTTTCGTCGAGCCGCGAATGGCCTTAGGGTGCCGAGATGAGCAAGCTTCGAGGGCGGCCGGCAGCGGCCCGTGCCGAATGACACCATGACTGCCCTCACTACGACCGCGGGCTCTCCCGAGCCCTCCTCACCCGAACCCTTGGGCGTCACGCTGGTCGAGGGCGGCGTCAATGTCGCGGTGTTCGCGCGCCATGCGTCCCACATCATCTTTTGCCTGTTCGACGAGAAGGGCGAGCGCGAGACGGCGCGGCTCACTTTGCCGGGACGCAGCGGCGACGTGCATCACGGCTTCGTTCCCGGCATCGGCGCAGGAGCGCGCTATGGGTTGCGGGCCGATGGGCCCTTCGAGCCTGCAAAAGGGCATCGCTACGATCCGGCAAAGCTCCTGGTCGATCCTTACGCCAAGCTTCTCGACCGGCCCTTCCGCTATCTGCCGCAGCTCGCGGCGCCGCGCTCGGCCGCCATCGACACCGCGCCCTTCGTGCCGCGCGCCGTGGTGGTGCGAAGAGCCGGCACGCCCGCGGCCCGGCTGGCGCAGAAGGCTGCGCCCGGGCTGATCTACGAGGTCGCCGTCAAGGCCTTCAGCAAGCGCCATCCGGGCTTGCGCGTGCCGTTGCGCGGCACGGTTGCGGCGCTCGCCGAGGCGCCGGTCATCGATCATCTCGTCAGGCTCGGCGTGACCCATGTCGAGCTGATGCCGGTCGCCGCCTGGATGGATGAGCGGCACCTGCCGCCGCTCGGCCTCGCCAATGCCTGGGGCTATAACCCGATCGTGTTCATGGCGCCCGATCCGCGCCTTGCGCCCGGCGGTCCCGAGGAGCTGCGCAACACCGTGGCGCGCCTGCACCAGGCCGGCATCGCGGTCATCCTCGACGTCGTCTACAATCACAGCGCCGAGAGCGACGCCGACGGCCCGACGGTCAGCCTGCGCGGCCTCGACAACGCCGTCTATTACCGGCATTTCGCCGATGATCCGGGCCGGCTCGTCAACGACACGGCCTGCGGCAACACGCTCGCCTGCGACCGGGCGCCGGTGCTGCGCCTGATCACCGATGCCATGCGCCATTGGGTGGAGGCGACCGGCATCGACGGTTTCCGTTTCGACCTCGCGACCGTGCTCGGCCGCGACGCGCAGGGCTACTCGCCGGAGGCGCCGCTGCTGTCGGCCATCCGCCAGGACCCGCTCCTGCGTGAGGTGCAGTTGATCGCCGAACCCTGGGATGTCGGAGAAGGGGGCTACCGGCTCGGTGAGTTCCCGACGCCCTTCCTCGAATGGAACGACAAATACCGTGACGATGTCCGTCGCTTCTGGCGCAACGATGCCGGCGCCGCAGGCGCGCTGGCGACGCGGCTCGCGGGTTCCTCCGATCTCTTCAAGGCGAGCTTCCGCCAGCCTTCCGCTTCGGTGAATTTCGTCGCCTGTCATGACGGCTTCGCGCTCGCCGACATCGTCGCCTATGAGCAGAAGCACAATGAACAGAATGGCGAAAACAACCGCGACGGCAACGGCGACAACCACTCCTGGAACAACGGCGTCGAGGGCGAAACCGGGGATGCGGCCATCAAGGAGCGGCGCGCCCGCGACCGGCGGGCCCTGCTGGCGACGCTGTTCCTGTCCCGCGGCACGCCGATGCTGACGGCCGGCGACGAGCTCGGCCGCAGCCAGAAGGGCAACAACAACGCCTATTGCCAGGACAATGAGATCACCTGGATCGACTGGGCGACGGCCGATCGGTCGCTGGCGGATTTCGTCGCCGGCCTGATGCAGCTTCGGGCCGTCCATCCGGCCTTGCGGCAGGATAGCTTCTTCACCGGCAAGCCTCTCGTCGAGAGCGGGCTGCCGGACGTCGCATGGCTCGACCCCTCCGGCCGCACGCTGCGCGACGAGGATTGGGCGACGGCGGATATCTTCGGCATGGCAATTGATTGCCAGCAAGAGAACGGACCTGAGGACCGCCTGTGCGTGGTCTTCAATCGCTCGGCAAAGGACGCGTCCTTCATTCTCCCGGATGCCGGACGGACGGGCTGGACCCGTGTCCTCGACAGCGCCGCCGGATCCTTCGACGGGCCGGGATCGGGGAACGGTGGCGAGGTTAAGGTCGCGCCGCGATCGGTGACGGTTTTCGCGCCGGCGGCCTAAGGCGCGGATCGCGCTCTTCCCTCTCCCGCTCTTTCGCGGGAGAGGGTGCCGAGACGAAGTCGAGGCGGGTGAGGGACGCCGGTGAAGCGCTCAACCGTCCCTCATCCGCCCTCACTGCGTTCGGGCACCTTCTCCCGCACAAGAGCGGGAGAAGGAAAGTGGGCGCGTTGTCATCTTCGCTGAATGATAAACCCTTATCGTCGCAGGCAACGAGCTGGCCATAAGAGGAGCGCATCATCCGCCTCTCCGATCAGCGGCCGTGCTTAGGGATCGATGAGCAGCGTGTTCGGATTGCAGCGATGATCTCGCAAGGTGATGCGCCCGATACGGCGACCCGACTTCAATTCCGCCATCATTGTTCTGCAGAAGGTTTGGAGGTGCTTGAAGCGACCGCCAACCCGGCCGGCAGGAGCTTCGCCGCAGAGCTCGCCTCGCAAGAATTCGCCTACTCCACGCCAGGCCCGCAATGCGCCTGCGTGCTGATCGATTCCGGCTTTGGCACGAAAAGTGAATCTCTCTCGCCGTCGCGAGCGGAACCTCCGCGCGCCTTCAACCTTCGCCTGCCTGCATCACGTCGAATCAGTTCAGGTCGCCATGCCAGAGACTGACGCGCATTCCGAGCTGCCGGCCCGCCTGTGGGGCTTTCACCCGATCGGCGATGCGATGCACGATTCTGCCACGGTCACCGATCCTCTCGCGGTGATCCGGAAGCCGCGCCCGGAACCTGCCCGCCGAGTGCTGTTCGTCACGCCCGAGATCGCCGATTTCGTGAAGGTCGGGGGGCTCGGCGAAGTCTCCGCTGCCCTGCCGCGCAGCCTGCTCGCGAATTGCGACGTCCGGGTTCTGGTGCCCGGCTACCGCTCCGTGCTCAGGCGGCGCGACGAGATCGAGCTCCTCGGCACGCTGCCGGCGCTGGCGGGCATTCCGCAATGTGGTCTCGGGCGCATCGTCATGTCGGACGGGCTCGTGACTTATGTGGTGCTCTGCGACGAGCTCTATGACCGCGACGGCACACCTTACAATGACAGGCATGGCGGCGACTTCCCCGATAACGACATCCGCTTCGCCAGGCTGTCGCTTGCCGCGGCCGATATCGCCGGCGGCCTGGGCGATCCGGATTGGACGCCCGATCTGATCCACGCCAATGACTGGCCGGCAGCGCTCGCGCCCGCCTATGCGCTGTGGCGCGGCGTCGGCAAGAGCTCGCTGCTCACCGTTCACAACCTCGCCTATCAGGGCGTGTTCGACGCGCATCGCCGCGGTTTGCTCGGCATTCCGGATCACGCTTTCTCGATCCACGGCGCCGAGTTCTACGGCAAGCTGTCCTTCCTGAAGGCCGGCATCTACTACGCCTCGCATGTCACGACGGTCAGCTCGACCTATGCGCATGAGATCACCAAGCAGGAGTTCGGCTGCGGCCTGCACGGGCTGCTCGCCGATCGTGCGCGGCAAGGCCGCCTTTCGGGCATCCTCAACGGCATCGACGAGAGCTGGGATCCGCGCGGGAGCACCGCCGCCCCGCGCCACCGTTTCGACGCCGTGGCCTGGAAGGGCCGCAATGCCGATCATGTGCGCGGCGCCTTCTCGCTCGCTTTGTCGCGCGGCCCACTCTTCGCGATCGTGTCGCGCCTCGTGCATCAAAAGGGGCTCGATCTCGCCATCGACGCTGCCGAGAGCATCGTCGACGGCGGCGGCCAGCTGGTCGCCACCGGCCAGGGCGAGCCGCGCTTCGAGGAGGCGATGCGCGATCTCGCCAGGCGCCATCCGGGCACGGTCGGCGTGCGCATCGGCTTCGACGACCAGGAAGCGCGACGCATGTTCGCGGCGAGCGATTTCCTGCTCATGCCGTCGCGTTTCGAACCTTGCGGCCTCAGCCAGATGTATGCGCAAAAATTCGGCTCCCTGCCCATCGCCTACAAGACGGGCGGGCTCGCCGACACCATCGAGGATGGGGTGACGGGGTTCTTGTTCAACAAGTTCAGCCATGACGGCCTCGCCTCAGCCATCAGGCGCGCCTTCGAGACACATGCGTCACAAATGGATCTGCGGCGCATGCGGCGCGTCGCGATGTCGCGGAAATTCGATTGGAAGCGCTCGGCCGCCCATTATCTCAGCCTCTATCGCCGCATGACGGCGGTCGCCTGAGGAGGCGACGGGTGCCGGTCCTTACCTCGCCCCGCTCTTGCGGGGAGAGGTCGATCCCGAGCGCAGCGAGGGAGCGGGTGAGGGGCTGGGTGAGTAGGGTTAACGCCGTCTCACGCCCGCCGAGTTCTTCCCCCTCGCTTCACAGCTCGTCACCCGGAGGCCAATCACCCAGCCCCTCACCCCCGCCCTCCCCCCGCTAAGCGGCGGGGAGAGGGAGCCGCGCCGCCGCCCGCCGCCGAAGCCGTCATCCTCCTGATAGGGTCCAAGATTATGAGCGTGCGGAGACCTCCCCGGGCGGATTCGCCGATGCCGATTGGATTCGGAAGCCCGTTTGATGAATGATGCGCGCATGACGCCACCTCTCGATGACGCGGCCCTCGAGGCCCAGATGATCGAGGCCTTGGCTGAAGGCAGCCACCCCAATCCTTTTGCGCTGCTCGGACCGCATCCGGCGCCGGGCGGCCGCGTCATCCGCGCTCTCCTGCCCGGCGCCATATCGGTGGATGTCGTGGCGCGGGGCGGCGGCCCGCTGCTGGCGCGATTGCGCAATCCGCGATCACCCGACCTCTTCGAAGGCGTGGTCGCCTCGGCGGAACCCTATCTCTTGCGCATCGAATGGCCGGACGCCATCGAGGTGACCGAAGATCCGTATTCCTTCGACCTGCTGCTCGGCGATCTCGACCTGCACCTCATCGGCGAAGGAAGCCATGCCGAGCTCGCCTCCTGCCTCGGCGCCGTGCCGATGCGGGTCGAAGGCGTCGACGGCGTGCGTTTCGCCGTCTGGGCCCCGAATGCGCATCGGGTCGCGGTGGTCGGCGACTTCAACTTCTGGGACGAAAGGCGCCATGCGATGCGCCTGCGTCACGCCTCTGGCATCTGGGAATTGTTCATCCCGCGCATCGGCACGGGCCAACGCTACAAATACGCGATCATCGGTCCGGATGGTGCGCCTCTGCCGCTGAAGGCCGATCCGGTCGCAAGGCAGGCCGAAACTGCCCCGGCCACGGCCTCGATCATCGCCGATATCGAGGCCTTAGCCTGGGGCGACGCCGAATGGATGAGCTCGCGGGCGGCGCGCCACGACCCGCAAGCGCCGATCTCCATCTATGAGGTGCATCTCGCCTCCTGGCTGCGCCAGCCCGGCGAGGAGAGCGAAGCCATCAACGCAGCCACCAACGCAGCCAGTTGGGATGCGGCGATCGAACGCCTCATCCCCTATGTGGCCGATCTCGGCTTCACCCATATCGAGCTGATGCCCGTCGCCGAGCACCCCTTCGGCGGCTCCTGGGGATATCAGCCGACCGGGCTGTTCGCGCCCAGCGCCCATTACGGCGCACCGGCCGATTTCGCGCGCTTCGTCGATGCCTGCCACGGCAAGGGTATCGGCGTCATCGTCGATTGGGTGCCGGCCCATTTCCCCTCAGATGCGCATGGGCTCGCGCGCTTCGACGGCACGGCGCTCTACGAGCATCAGGATCCGCGCGAGGGCGTGCACAGGGATTGGGACACGCTGATCTATAATTTCGGCCGCAGCGAGGTGCGGGGTTTTCTCGCCGCCAGCGCCCTGCACTGGCTCCGGACCTTCCATCTCGATGGGCTGCGCGTCGATGCCGTCGCCTCGATGCTCTATCGCAATTACAGCCGCGAGCCTGGCGAATGGATCCCCAATATCCATGGCGGGCCCGAGAACCTGGAGGCGGTCGCCTTCATCCGCCATGTCAATGTGATGGTGCATCAGCATTGCCCCGGCGCCATGATGATCGCCGAGGAATCGACCGCCTGGCCCCATGTGACGAAGCCGGTCGCGGAAGGCGGCCTCGGCTTCGACTACAAATGGAATATGGGCTGGATGCACGACACGCTGCGCTTCATGCGGCGCGATGCGGTGCATCGCCGCTGGCACCATGACGATATCGCCTTCGGCCTCGTCTACGCGTTCTCGGAGAATTTCGTGCTGCCTCTCTCGCATGACGAGGTGGTGCACGGCAAAGGATCGCTGCTCGCCAAGATGCAGGGCGATGATTGGCAAAAGCTCGCTTCGCTGCGCGCCTATCTCGGCTTCATGTGGACCCATCCTGGAAAGAAGCTGTTGTTCATGGGCGGCGAGTTCGGCCAATGGAGCGAATGGGACCATGACGGCGGCATCGAGCGGCATCTGCTCGCCTATGAGCGCCATCGCGGCCTGCAGCTTCTGGTCGGCGACCTCAACCGCGTCTATCGCGGCGAGGCGGCGCTGCATCAACTCGATGCGCAGCCCTCGGGCTTCCGCTGGCTGATCCGCGAGGATTACGACAATTCGATCTTCGCCTATCTGCGCCTGGGAACGGACCACGCCGGAGAAGACATGGCCGGAGACGACATGGCCAAACCCATCCTCGTCATCTGCAACATGACGCCGGCGCCGCAGCAGGCCTATCGGGTCGGTGTGCCGATGGCGGGCGGCTGGCGCGAGCTCGTCAACAGCGATTCGGCCCTCTATGGCGGCAGCGATCTCGGCAATGCCGGCTTCGTCGCAAGCCAGCCGATCTCGAGCAATGGCGAGCCCCACTCCCTCGAGCTCGTCGTGCCGCCGCTCGCGACCCTGATCCTGCGCCATGAGGGCGAATTGTGAGCGATGAGGAGTTGCGCGAGCTCGCCGAGAAGGCAGGCCTCGCGCCCCATTGGCAGGACCAGAAAGGCCTGGCGCACCAGGTCGCGCCGGAGACCCTGCGACGCCTGCTCGGCATTCTCGGCCTTCCTTGCGACAGCATCGGCGAGCTGCGCGATAGTTTCGCCCGTCTCGATGCACCAGCCGCGCATGGAGTGCCGACGAGCCTTT from Rhizobiales bacterium GAS188 includes:
- a CDS encoding 1,4-alpha-glucan branching enzyme — encoded protein: MNDARMTPPLDDAALEAQMIEALAEGSHPNPFALLGPHPAPGGRVIRALLPGAISVDVVARGGGPLLARLRNPRSPDLFEGVVASAEPYLLRIEWPDAIEVTEDPYSFDLLLGDLDLHLIGEGSHAELASCLGAVPMRVEGVDGVRFAVWAPNAHRVAVVGDFNFWDERRHAMRLRHASGIWELFIPRIGTGQRYKYAIIGPDGAPLPLKADPVARQAETAPATASIIADIEALAWGDAEWMSSRAARHDPQAPISIYEVHLASWLRQPGEESEAINAATNAASWDAAIERLIPYVADLGFTHIELMPVAEHPFGGSWGYQPTGLFAPSAHYGAPADFARFVDACHGKGIGVIVDWVPAHFPSDAHGLARFDGTALYEHQDPREGVHRDWDTLIYNFGRSEVRGFLAASALHWLRTFHLDGLRVDAVASMLYRNYSREPGEWIPNIHGGPENLEAVAFIRHVNVMVHQHCPGAMMIAEESTAWPHVTKPVAEGGLGFDYKWNMGWMHDTLRFMRRDAVHRRWHHDDIAFGLVYAFSENFVLPLSHDEVVHGKGSLLAKMQGDDWQKLASLRAYLGFMWTHPGKKLLFMGGEFGQWSEWDHDGGIERHLLAYERHRGLQLLVGDLNRVYRGEAALHQLDAQPSGFRWLIREDYDNSIFAYLRLGTDHAGEDMAGDDMAKPILVICNMTPAPQQAYRVGVPMAGGWRELVNSDSALYGGSDLGNAGFVASQPISSNGEPHSLELVVPPLATLILRHEGEL
- a CDS encoding putative ABC transport system substrate-binding protein, translating into MAIDIGRREFILAFGGAAVVWPLAARAQQSNRMRRMGVLVGYAESDSDAQAHIAALRETLQKLGWTADHNIQINERWASGDVVKMHGYAAELVRLNPDVIVGVSVSAIVALLHETRTIPIVFTRVSDPIGSGLIETLSHPNGNATGFTNFEASMGGKWLELLKEIAPGVRRAAIVFNPETAARGGSFYLGSFEAAAASFAVTPLEAPVHQVGEIESALNALASEPNGGVVVMPDAFTPVHRELIVALTARYRLPAVYPFRYFATIGGLMSYGVILMEQFPRAAAYVDRILRGEKPADLPVQQPTKFELVINLKTAKALGLTVPESLLQRSDELIE
- a CDS encoding glycogen operon protein; translated protein: MTALTTTAGSPEPSSPEPLGVTLVEGGVNVAVFARHASHIIFCLFDEKGERETARLTLPGRSGDVHHGFVPGIGAGARYGLRADGPFEPAKGHRYDPAKLLVDPYAKLLDRPFRYLPQLAAPRSAAIDTAPFVPRAVVVRRAGTPAARLAQKAAPGLIYEVAVKAFSKRHPGLRVPLRGTVAALAEAPVIDHLVRLGVTHVELMPVAAWMDERHLPPLGLANAWGYNPIVFMAPDPRLAPGGPEELRNTVARLHQAGIAVILDVVYNHSAESDADGPTVSLRGLDNAVYYRHFADDPGRLVNDTACGNTLACDRAPVLRLITDAMRHWVEATGIDGFRFDLATVLGRDAQGYSPEAPLLSAIRQDPLLREVQLIAEPWDVGEGGYRLGEFPTPFLEWNDKYRDDVRRFWRNDAGAAGALATRLAGSSDLFKASFRQPSASVNFVACHDGFALADIVAYEQKHNEQNGENNRDGNGDNHSWNNGVEGETGDAAIKERRARDRRALLATLFLSRGTPMLTAGDELGRSQKGNNNAYCQDNEITWIDWATADRSLADFVAGLMQLRAVHPALRQDSFFTGKPLVESGLPDVAWLDPSGRTLRDEDWATADIFGMAIDCQQENGPEDRLCVVFNRSAKDASFILPDAGRTGWTRVLDSAAGSFDGPGSGNGGEVKVAPRSVTVFAPAA
- a CDS encoding starch synthase, encoding MPETDAHSELPARLWGFHPIGDAMHDSATVTDPLAVIRKPRPEPARRVLFVTPEIADFVKVGGLGEVSAALPRSLLANCDVRVLVPGYRSVLRRRDEIELLGTLPALAGIPQCGLGRIVMSDGLVTYVVLCDELYDRDGTPYNDRHGGDFPDNDIRFARLSLAAADIAGGLGDPDWTPDLIHANDWPAALAPAYALWRGVGKSSLLTVHNLAYQGVFDAHRRGLLGIPDHAFSIHGAEFYGKLSFLKAGIYYASHVTTVSSTYAHEITKQEFGCGLHGLLADRARQGRLSGILNGIDESWDPRGSTAAPRHRFDAVAWKGRNADHVRGAFSLALSRGPLFAIVSRLVHQKGLDLAIDAAESIVDGGGQLVATGQGEPRFEEAMRDLARRHPGTVGVRIGFDDQEARRMFAASDFLLMPSRFEPCGLSQMYAQKFGSLPIAYKTGGLADTIEDGVTGFLFNKFSHDGLASAIRRAFETHASQMDLRRMRRVAMSRKFDWKRSAAHYLSLYRRMTAVA
- a CDS encoding glycogen phosphorylase, with protein sequence MNASGRPAPAIDSQKELAVDDGTGVPLPAPRVRRNDAETLRQEIVAKLAYSIGKDPIVAQNHDWLFATILAVRDRIIDSWMSSTRESYRAGRKRVYYLSLEFLIGRLFREALSNLGLTEAVRAALKELSVDLDAITGLEPDAALGNGGLGRLAACFMESMATVGIPALGYGIRYDFGLFRQTIADGWQNETPEDWLSFRNPWEFERREANYQIGFGGTVAVSEGWDGAPRHNWVPGETVVAVAYDTPIIGWRGEKVNTLRLWRARAVDPIHLDTFNRGDHVGALAERTRAESISRVLYPSDTTPAGQELRLRQEFFFTSASLQDLVRRHVQQFGDIRTLPDKAAIQLNDTHPAIAVAELMRLLIDVHNLAWEDAWAITQRTIAYTNHTLLPEALESWPVTLMERMLPRHMQIIFALNARLLADAHQTHRVEDIPPSELSLIDERNGRNVRMGFLAFAGAHKVNGVSELHTELLKRTVFRNLHRVFPDRITNKTNGVTPRRWLFEANPGLTTLLADTLGESILDDVERLTDLAPFAEDAAFRERFAAVKRANKERLAAVIAERTGMKVDPHAMFDVHVKRIHEYKRQLLNILETIALYDAMRTQPHREWVPRVKIFAGKAAASYAQAKTIIKLINDVARIVNSDPATRGLLKVVFLPNFNVSLAEAIIPAADLSEQISTAGMEASGTGNMKFALNGAITIGTLDGANVEIRERVGPDNIMIFGLTAREVDARRSSGPPARQTIEETPELKEVLDAVSGGVFSPDDRGRYHAMVSGLYEHDWFMVTADFAAYMRTQRKVAALWRDTPRLWQRSAVLNTANAGWFTSDRAIRQYAEEIWNVPVLRKSKG